GAGAAGAGTTCTCATTGAGTAACTCTGTGAGACGACGCCTCCGTCGAAAGTTGATCCAGAATTGATAGAGGACGTCACTGTCAAAGAAGTGATGCCTGTTGGAGACTAGGAGAGaacagcagaggagggagaggattaGAGGGTGCAAAACATATGTGGCAAATAATCTGAGGGACTCAGCTGAATTGCTTTCAATGCCTCTGTGTTCTATTGCAGTTTTCCTGATGCtacctgcagggaaggaggaacaGCAGGGCCCCTTCCCCACGAGCTGCTGTCTCTCACCATGGAGTCACAGCCCTCTACCTGGCCCTGCCCAAGACACTCAGAGGATTCCCTGCCTTCCGAACTGAAAGATTAATTTCTGCAGATGGTTATGATCTCCAGCCAAGTGGAGCTGAACATTACATCCTCACAACCCAGCACTCAAAACCCCAGGGGTGGATCCCAATCCTGTGGCTGGAGGCTTTGAAGAACTGAAGAGCAATAGCTCAAATTTCAACTCAAAGCCTTTGTGAATGATGGAAGATTGCTCCGATTTCAAAGGTCACGAGCTCCAAACATAGAACTAAAAGCTCCCATTGCCTTTTCCAAGTGGGCACTTGACCAGCACTTGTTCCGTGACATGAACGGGGATTTGTTCTTAGCACAGCCTTGACAACTATGCTCATCTCTTCCTTCCTACCCCAGCTCCAGCCAGACCCTTGCTCACCATGTTGAATGATCCCATGCTCCAGCAGTGCCCGTCCCAGCTCCACCGCTTCCTTTCGGTTCTCCACTTCTCCTTCCTGAATGAGCCAGTCAATCATCTCACAGCCCAGGAAAGTCCTCTGGTACTTCACCGAGTTCTCCTCTCTCACCTTCAGAATTGAATCTTCCATGCTGACCAGCCTGCCACAGAGGTGGGACAGGGCTCCTGTGATGCCTTACAGCCCTACTGCCCCAcatgggagctgcagcagccgAAGCAAGGCCAAGAGAAGCAGGCACAGCATTACAGCCAAATTATTGCTGcctgggagcagtgggaagagaggaagaaatgtggGGCTGCAGTAATAATGTAGCTTGTAAATCTTCATCACAGTAAAGGAGGCAACTTCGGCAAAAGAAGTTCAGCTAAAGGTCGCAGGGGAAAGCCAAGCAAGCAATGGAATGCATGCGACAAATGGCAGAGAGTCCAAATTGATGGAAAAGGTGAGTTTTGGTAAACACAATCAGTTCATAGCAGATATGAGCGCTAAATCCAATGTTTCCACGAGAGGGTGCAGCAGGCTCAGTTGTGAGACCCGCTGGATGCTCTCCCATccccactgcagagcagaagtgAAGTACAAGGGATACACCACTGCCAAAAGGGCAGAGAGCCAACCTAGACCACCCCCAGCCTGGCTGAGGGACTTCTCCGTTGGTGCCAGTTCAAGAATCTGACTGTCAGGtttgaggatggagaagatgTGAAGggaaacaggtccagaggatggTCTGTTGTTGAACCCCCTCTCACAGAAAGGACTTGTTACATGTCTGGGAAGTTGGTTTGAATTTAGAACCAGAAACAATCAACACCAAGAAAACCTAAGCAGTTTCAGAGAGAGGAAGCTAACCATGAATTAGGTCTTCCACTACAAATCTTACAGACAGTCTGAGTGACGTGCAGGGATCCAAACCCATAAGGGTCCTGAAGATCCTACACCCTGCTGTCTTTGGTGGGACATACATGGGAGGCTGGGGGAGTGCTGGGAGCAACCACTGGACCTGTCCATCCCAGAAGCACTCAAACTGCAGACTGGAACCACCTAGTGCTTCCCTGTACTGGAGCCCATACCTGCACTTGGGTTGGAGCCCTTCAAAGGATCTGTTAGTTCAGAAAACAGCTCCTGTCCCAGCCTCAGGGAGGCCAGGTGTCCTGTGGCTGTGACAGAgctcagaaagcagcatttcccaatgctacagcacagagcaggaagagaaaaggcagctgtAGCTGTGGCTCCCAGCTTTAGAGCATCAGTGGCCAGCGCAATCAGCAGAGTGcactcccagcacccccagctaTGATTTATTTTGCAGGGAAAGGACTCACATACTTCTCATAAATACTCTGCCCTCTCATGAACACCTTTACGTCCTTACTGAGGGGGAAGGTCCCGTCATCCTTGCGGAAGCGATACAGCAGCTTGGCATCCTTGTAGTCGGAGTGCTCGTCGCAGACTGAAAGGAGGAGTTGAGAGCGGGATGTCAGCTCTGCGGGTGGCTGACAGTCTGCGGGGGACAGACAGAGCTGCACAGGGCAGACTCAGCAGGGTGAGATCTCTAGGTTAAAAGCTACGAGGGTTGCATGCAATGTCCTTCTCTGTGCCTCTCGCTTTGCAGGGCAACCAGCACCTGAGCCTTTGCCACGCACATTAGGTGCTGACAACTGCCTGCAGCCCATGCTGGTGGGACAAGGCAGTCCCAAGGAACAGCCCCTGAGAAAGCTTGAGTTTGGATCTATATTTTGATCCAGCCATTAAAACATTCATTGTAATGaaggggttttttaatttaaaaatatcgGTGTTTTGGTTTAAACCAGAAGAGAATAAACAGCGATGTCTCAGTCAGCAGTTTTTACAAAGCTACTGCCACGTGTGAGCAGACTCGGAGGACGGGAGAAAAAACCCACGCACTGCATCTAAAACCCAGAAAATCACCCCTCTGAAATACATAACGACAGCAAATTTTCCACACCATTTTGTGCCAGCCCTCCCCAATTCATTTGCACGGCAAACGTATCTTgagagagaattttttcttcaaagctaGGTGTGTACAACTGGAATAGTCAAATCTGTTACATATGAAAAGCCCCAGTTTCATATTTAGCTTAAGGATAAGCACACAATCTGTAAATTCACAGCTGTTAAGCGTCTGCAGCATTTAGCAGGTAAATATTTGGGATATGGCATTGAGATAAACTTGACTGCCACAAATTCCTAGACCACAAgtcaaaaaaacaaaatctcaaCCTAAAACCACAATCTCCCTCTCAAATCAGCGAGACAGCCTTCCCTCAGGTCTGCCTGTCAGAAGCAAGAAGGGGAAAATTCAGTcgtgaaaaaaaccaaaccagagtaaaggatctgttagagtgagtccagagaaggtgaggaagggctggagcacctcccatggACAGGTTGAGAGGGTGGCCCAgtgaagtggtggctgccccatcactggagacGCTCAAGAAgaggttgaatggggcttggagcaacctgatccagtgggaggtgtccctgcctgtggcagggaattggaactggatgatcttcaggGTCTCATccgatccaaaccattccacgattccatGATAGTACACTCAGAAAACATGGCAAATTTTCAGGGCAAGGGGAGAACAACTaaccggaaaaaaaaaaaaatcaaccaagaaatattttcttgctaaaGTAATGGAATTCACTAGAGTGAAGTTCAAAAGACGGAAGATACTGCTTGTGACAATTCTAACGCTTGTTCAATCTTCCGAGCAGACTGGGAAAAGTTCATTCCCCTTTCAGTGACCAGCAGAATGCTAAAAACTGTCCAATTACCTGGAGATCATCATTCCTCCTGAGCAGCAATCTTGGTGTGAAATGAGGACTCTCAAGCCCCCATCAGTCAACAAGGCAGGTTaagaaagttgttttaaaaggcGAAAGTTTGCATCTTAACAACTCCAAAGAGCAAGAATTCAGATGTCACTGCAATCGGGCATTGACCATAAAACCTTACAGGACCGTGCccttagaaaaacaaagctatttTACTATTTGAAGACCTATTTCAGTGTGTCTCCAGCATGCAAACACAATAACAGCTCAAACCACATCAGGCCGTTAAGAGTCAGCACAGACAATGTTCTTCACGAGATAATTATTGCCTTCTGGATCCCAGCGGAGAAGAGGGTAAACAGTTTTGATAGCAAATTGCAAAGCACTTAGCACAGCGCTGCAGATAGCAGACAGCCCCCTTTCCTTACGACTAATGAAAATGAATGGTCATAAGATAAGTTGGAAAGTCAACTTCTGTGTCCTGCCAGGAATTATCACAGAAGCAGGAGGGGCGTGTCCACGATAAGCAATCAAAACAGCACGGGTACCCAGCGCCACAGAGGTTTAATTAAGTAATGGATTTATTTGAAATCATGGGCTGtagagatggaaaaataatCAGGTTTAACTGTTAATGGTTAATTGGGAATTCACTGCTTCAGCTTCACACTTGTGTGATAAAGCACAACAGAGAGTTTATTTTTACCCAAGGCAGCTTAATGTAAAGGGCAATAACCTCAGCAAGTAGCAGATGGCAACAGTGTTTGCATTGCTAGTGGTTAAAGGCAGCTATTTCTGGaccctagagaagaggaggagatttTGTCATCTGCTTCTGTCTCCTCAGCTGCATCCTCGTGTGAGAAATTCCCACCAAACTCCAGGTTACTGTAGCTCGTGTCCTAAAGACTTGGAAATAAGAGAGCTCAGCCAAGAGCCAGCAGCTCAGCCACTGAGGGCAACAGCCTCCCAGGCCTGTTTGATAATCCAGGACTTTTGTTCCTGACTGGGCCTGAAAATCACAGGGAGAGAAACCGCTCTTTGCCCATGTGAAGCTCTTGTTTTCCATTGTTATATCGGGACCAAGGGCTGCACCTTGGGGAGTGCTCTGCAGACCACAGTACCTGACCCGAGTTAGTCCAAAACTGCTGTACGTCCCAagtaatgtttaaaaagaacaaatcctGACTACTCAGAGCTGGGTTTGCACACTAAGATTTTCTCCTCCactccctcctttttcttttcccccatctCTTTTAACAGGTCCTGCAGACAAGCCTTTGAAATGGCATCACACACTGAATTCCCAAGGGAGGCATTCCTCCGGGATCGCTTCAGGCCCAGGTTTACAGGTACCAGATGACTTTTTGCTCTGAGCTTTGTGGGCTCCACACCCTTACTTGTCCCACCCCAGCATGGGTGGGGACACTGAGGAACACTGAGCTCGTACAGTGAAAAAATGGACTTTTCTGCAGATGTGAGGCATGTTGTCATTTAGCTTCCACTGCTGCGCGGCAGCAACATGAACTCCCGTAAAAATACCCACCACCAGCTGCCAATGCAAGCACTGTAGGACAATACAGGTCAGGTGTTACAGAAATTGCTTTCAAATCAGAGCCATTTCAGATGCTGTGTCATGTAGCTCCAACCCCACACCACCTCATGCCCGCCCATCATCTTCTGGATCCTCCAGGAACCTTCACCCATACAAAGGTCATGAACAGGGACCTAACCGTGATTTCATATCCTAGGCTGATGGACACACGTGTTGACCGGGTACACAGCCACCACCCCAGGGAGACTCAGCGGGCAGCAGGGAAACCCACACACCGTGATGGATGATGTAATGGTCCATTAACTTCTGCATGAGGCGGATGCCCGTCTCTCGGTCTGGTGCTTCTTTGTGGTCGATCAGCCAGTCTGTGAGCTCCTTCGCCACAAAGCAGTTTGGGTATGTCCGGAGGTGGTAACGTCTGTCTTTAATGAGCTTCCCATCGTGGAGGCGAAGCCTAGAGAAAAAGACAGCCATTGAGCCTGGCTGGTGTTACAGGAGAATTTAGGTCTAATAGCCCAGtgtctgcccagcctggagaaaCCACTGATGATCAGCGACTTCTGGCAAGCACCCAGTGACTTATAAATTCAACCAACCCTTTTTGCTTCGCAAGACTGTATGAATCAATCCTAAAGAGCCTTCATCATCCTCTTTTCTCCTAGTATCACTATGCAGGTTATATTACCGCCTGCACCAGACTTAGTCTGAACAGTACATGTCTCTTTGTCCTTACAaccccttaaaaaaaatacacagcgCCTACCTGGAGCTTGTGAAAAAGggtcaaaacagaaaaaaataacagtacttTTGTCATCTTGGCACACCATACTTTCTTCTGCGTGTGTCTAAGAGATGAGTGCTGTGTGCATCCTACTAATGTATGTACTCACTAACCCACTGCAGCAGTGGTCAACAGTCCTGACATTTTCTGGTTCAAATTACGATAGACCAGGACAAAGCCTACCAGAACAGCAACATCCTGTCCTGAAAACCCTGGCTTTATGGCTTGTCTGTGACTGCAGTGGAAAGATATGTATGGTTGAAGATTACTCAGGTGAGTATAGCTTTGACTTTTATAAGAAACTTAACAACTAAGCAAGCTACAAGGCACAGAGATCTTCTGTGTTCAAGCCAAAGCCAACCCAGCTTGGCAGGAGATCTGTCCAGAAGCCAGAAGCTTGCCCTGTAGTCACGACTGTTCCCAAAATACCAATCCTGGAAAATGCCCAGTGCATGCAGCAGACTCAGAAGGGAGATAATTAATATCTCCTCTTTAACTCCAGGATGTTCCTGGTTTCAAGTTATCCATTTCAATTCACAGTTGAGCCCCAGGTCAGTGTATTTTACAAAGGCATTAATCAATGCAGCCTTTCTTTATTTAGTGCCTCACGCCCTTTTGTTCCTTCTGAAGAGGTTTTGTCCACAGCACCATGTGTGGGACAACAGTTTCAGGCACCATACAAGAAGTATTAAATATCCTAACAAACTGTCAGATAACAATGTATTATCCTATATTGCAGGATTTACAAGTACTAGGGTCTCAAGACTCTTAAGATAAAGCCTTTTGTTGGATCAAGAACTAATATTCAATTTTTGCAATTTATGCTGAGGCTACTATGAGCCAACATCATTCTTCACAGATATTTTCAGACCTTCCTGATAACTAAAATATTAAACCAAAGATTCGTGTAGTGCCAGCTCCCGGTCTTGTCTTTGACTGATCCCCCTCAGACACTGAAGTCCATATTCAGTATTTCACTTTCTTTACCTTGTGCTGACTGCCACAAGTGACCAGCAATCACTTTGCATATGGattttgaccaaaaaaaaaccagtccaCAGACAGCTGCCTGCTGTTTTGaaagttttcagcttttccccttctttatgTCGTGGTCCACTGTCAAAATGCAGATCCAAGCAACAGCAACTGCAACCAGAGAGGCTCCCGACCCACACATCCCCCGGCTACAGGAGAAGGCAAATAGtcattttttatatattgtCTTTCCTTGCTGATCAAAAAGGGGAATGCCACTTCAGCAGCGTGTTTGGTAGAGATAAGAAATGTTTAGCCAAGAGTACGCTATTGCTATCAAAAGCCTGCAGGAGTCTATAAAAACTGTATACAAatatacacacagagacacacacacacacatatcttTACCCACAGTAACGCACAGACCATAATCCCACATGGccttaatagaatcatagaattgttaaaattagaaaagacctctaggatcatcaacTCCAGTCATCAACACAATACCAGCATACTCACTGGACCgtgtcccgaagtgccacatctacacattttttttaaccccttcagggatggagactccaccaccgccctgggcagcctctcccaatgcttcaccactccttcagtaaagaaatttttcctaacatctaaacctcccctggtgcaccctgaggccatttcctctcatcctgtcccttgttacttgggagaagagaccagcacccacctcgctacaacttcctttcaggcagttgtagagagcaatgaggtctttccctcagcctcctcttctccagattaaacaatcccagatccctcagccacTCTCAATAACCCCTGAGctgcagacccttccccagctctgttgccctcctctggatgcattccagcagctcaatatctttcttgtactgatgGGTCCAAAACAGAATCCAGGATTTGAGGTGGttcctcaccagtgccgagtacagggggacaatctcttccctggtcctgatggccacaccatttttgatacaaaCTAGGAtgctatttgccttcttggccacctgggccactgctagccaaaaagaacagaaacaggtTGGGAGAATACTATTCCTACTACAGGTCATTTTTTATCACGTTTCAgaatactgcagaaaaatacaaagacgtaggattttaaagaaaaaagataaaaatagacTTATTCTGAAACTATtatattaggaacaatttccaTGATAGAAATTAAGTGGTTTTCAAGAactcctggagcagcagggactTGGCCATTCTTGGGCTGTTTTAAGTTTCTGATAAGTTTGCCCCCTTGCCCACAGACCCAGGGCAGCGGAAGACACACAGCTCAAATGTCCTTGTGGTCTTTTCACTTTCCTCTTGTTTAGTGTTTTCCATCAACTATGAGGAGACAAATTCTGTCCTTCAGACGAAGGACAAAACAACAAGTGTGCCTTCAAACAGCTCAGCTGGCACCTCTATAAACCAGTCCATGTACAGCATCGCAAAACAAAGCCAATAAAATTGAGTGGCTTAAAATTGTgcttccagttaaaaaaaaaaaaataaggaaggatGTGTAATGCAATATTATGAGTTTTCTAGGTGCCAAAACCTACCCCATGTATATATTAATTCTTCAAAAGAGAGGGTGAGGGAAAAGGCAGAATAACAAGAGGATAAAATGCTTGCTGGAACATGAGTCGATTCTTATGAAACCCTCCTCGCTTGGCCGCTGGAGCGCTGCTTTCACATGCTTTGGGTAGGCTATGTTGGATAACCAAATTGCTTCTTTGTCAAGGTCACTATAAAGACATCATTATTCGTCCCGTGTAACCTTGCTGAGAGGCAGATCCGCAGCAGTGTAAacatgaaggaggaaaaaaaacccacgaCACAAATCTCTAGGGAATTAAGAGTTTGAGACCCTTCAGCTGTTACAAACATgatttccccttctcctctgaCAGGGCAGTGTTTTCCCAGCAGCATTCCGGATGTCTACTGCTGGAGAGCAACTCAAAGAGCTTCTCTCCTGGTCACTGCTGGGTGTTCTTGTTTCACATGATTTCAGAACACAATCTGAATCAGGGGCTTACGCAAAGGGCTTTCTTGTATTGGAAAATGCGCTGGTTTTATTGCATCGCAGTTTCACAGCCAGAGCAATCCCTAAAGTGGTAATTATTCCACATCAAGAACTCACGCCTGCCTGCATGGAACCGGAATGTATCTCTGGAGCACTCTCCATCATCTCCGACCCATGTAAACAGGCCTTGAGCATCTTAAATGCCAAGGTGGATCTTTCAAGGATATTAACTCGGGTTCACATTCCCACAGCAGCTGAGTACAAACAAGTGGCCTTGGAAAGATACATCACCCAAAGgatcttttctgttcttgtctttacacaaaaaaaacccaaaccagacaaaaccaaccaaacagaaaaaaaaacccaacaaccaacaaaaaacaacacacagcTGAGTGCTCAGTAAAAGGCAACAACAGCCACAACATCATATCTGCAAAGTAGCTTCTGGAGAGGCAGATTCAGGCAAAAAAACCTACTGCAAATGCGCTTGGCAAAACCCAGTTTGCTGTACTCCCAGTCTGTAAAAGCACCGGTACATTgcaggggagagcagagagctTTGCACACCTACAGCAGCCTAAGTGAAGTGGTGCTGAGGTGTTTTATCTCCCTGCTCGTACTTTAATGTACATATAGAAAAAAGGGACCTAAATCTCAAAAGGAAATCCTGGTAAACACAAGTCTACTTCCTAGTCCCCACTGTCACCACTGCTGAAAATTTAATAGGGTTTTCAACATCATTCTGATCCcatagtttgggtttttttgaataaTGAAGCCCAGAGATGTTCACCTGGTGACACCACATCAAGCAGTGTCCCACCACTCCTCCAGGGAGACATCTCCACTTCCAGAGATCCAAGTTCTAGAGAGAATGACCAAACATCCTGTGGACCCTAGATTTTTGGCCAGGAATACAAATTCTGGCATGTTTAGCAACACACCTTTAGGTGAGCTCAATTTCCAGAGCATCGACGTACGAGTGCTTTACCAGCATCTCAATTTGATTATCCAAATAAAAGACTCTGAACAGTAGCTGAAATCACAATTTTACTCCTCATTGGAGAAAACCTTCATTCTCCTCTTACTTTTTCTGCCCAACACATAAATTTACCAAGCGTATTTTACATTGAAGAGTGATTAATGCAGTGTAACAGAGCTACTAGCAAACAGCCGGTTCACTTGACCACGAGGAATACCCAGAAGAGAGAGTGCACAAGGGCTTGTCTAAACTTGAGAACCTCAGATTACAGCAGGGTGTGAACTCAAAGCCCGGTAGCTGTTCCAGAATACCTCTGTTCAGATAAGCCATTTGTTGCAATTAGAAATTACTAATTGGGCCTCTCTTACAGAACGCCACCCAGGAACACAAGCGCCCAGTAAAACTCATACGACCTTCATGCAAGTTTGTAtgtctgaaacaaaaacatcaaCAGCAGGAGATGTGAGGAATGAGCCTAAGAGAGCAGCCCTCCCCAACTCAAGACCAAGATATCAATAGGAATTATTATATCTTCGTCTTTTTGATGAGGAGACACTCAAGACACAGAATTCCTCTTCCCACTCCATGGACTAGAAGGCACCATCCCCATAGAAGCAATGGGCTGTCAGAGTCCCTAAGCATAGAATCTACTCTCCCCCAGATTCCTTCAGGATCGGTTTTGTTCTCGGCCATCCCCATGAAGCATTCCCTCAGCCGTTGCTTTTGTGGTTATTTCTGGCTGGGAAACGCACCCTGACACTGAACAGACTCATCCTTGCAGCCAAACCAAACTCAGAGGGATTTGCAAATTTGCTGGGAAGCCAAAGAACTGTAAAGACAGAGCAAAGGTTTGTTTGGTTAAATACAATAGCAAGGAGGCAGGGCAGAATGCGGAGAACGGGGCAAAACAAATGTTTGAGATTTTATGTAGATATAACAGCGTTATTTGCTGATCGAGGCTTAGAGTCAGGGCAGAACAGGAGGCTCCTTTACAGGCTTCATTCCTTacctgaggaagaggaaggcaaaGAGGACATTTAGCCCTGTCCCATCTGTTGCCTGAGGCATCATCCAGCcactctgcctcagtttccccattgcTACCTATGTGACATCCAGTTCTTTGGAAGAATCATGTCACTAACCCCTTACCTGCCAGGCTGTAAGAACCCCAAAGCATGAGAGACAGGCTCGAGCTGTCAGCATGCTGTGCTCTGCACCACTCCGTTCTCCTTTCAGCCACACAAATTGCGAGGGAAAGAGGAGCCCAGTGACAGGTTAGTGGTGTCCATCTCCAGACCCtccacctccccagctttcacgCCCTGTGCTGGCCAGCAGTTCCTTCCAGTCTTTCTGCACTGGGAACGGGCTTCAGCCAATACCGAAGCAGAAGGATGCGACAGCTCTGTGCCAAGCCACCAGCAAAAGGACCCACCTTTCCATCACTATGAGCACCGAGTACTCTGAGACCCTTGGCATTTAGACCCCTCACCCACTAACCACAGCTGAAGAAGAGAGCGGTCACGCAGATGAAATCCATCTGATATTCTCCATGCAACAAAGAGCTCAAGCGTTTCAAGAGCAGGTCAGGGGCGTAAAGCAGTTGAAGCTGCTCCAAGGCAGATCAGGTGTGCTCCCTGCGCTGCAGTGTTTGTGAAAGAGCACGTGTCTCCCAGAATCCTGTTCTTAGCATATGCCAGACTCGGCGGTGAGAGCTCTCGCCTTGTCTCTTCACTTCTACACGCTTCCTATCTCTCCCATCACCCCTTCCAGCAGAAATGACCTGCCTCAGGCTCACCTTGGGGAAGCAAACTGAACAGGAGCAAGCAGTTCAGGATTGCAACCTGCAGTGATGGGCTGGGTCTGAAAACACTCAGGTTTTGGGGGCTCTCTAACCAGGAAGCTCAAAGGCGCtccagctggggagggagagaaaaaaaaagacacgtGCCCCCaaagtatatatattttaagtttCCTAGTTGTCTT
Above is a genomic segment from Cuculus canorus isolate bCucCan1 chromosome 16, bCucCan1.pri, whole genome shotgun sequence containing:
- the LOC104060838 gene encoding DEP domain-containing mTOR-interacting protein isoform X3, which gives rise to MQSDCWSLVAVSTRLRLHDGKLIKDRRYHLRTYPNCFVAKELTDWLIDHKEAPDRETGIRLMQKLMDHYIIHHVCDEHSDYKDAKLLYRFRKDDGTFPLSKDVKVFMRGQSIYEKLVSMEDSILKVREENSVKYQRTFLGCEMIDWLIQEGEVENRKEAVELGRALLEHGIIQHVSNRHHFFDSDVLYQFWINFRRRRRLTELLNENSSRALSESPDSPFCLRKLNPDPSNTSFLSVQTNKEIKIVSAVRRSSITSLAGNSNSYFSTTPTLVFPPVAECNPKSVLKRPVTNEELLSPGAPYVKKTLTIVGDAVGWGFVVRGGRPCHIQAVDPGGPAAAAGMKVCQFVFSVNGMYVLHLDYQTISNLIMTGPRTLVMEVMEAIE
- the LOC104060838 gene encoding DEP domain-containing mTOR-interacting protein isoform X2 is translated as MPRVSEYSVLIVMERLRLHDGKLIKDRRYHLRTYPNCFVAKELTDWLIDHKEAPDRETGIRLMQKLMDHYIIHHVCDEHSDYKDAKLLYRFRKDDGTFPLSKDVKVFMRGQSIYEKLVSMEDSILKVREENSVKYQRTFLGCEMIDWLIQEGEVENRKEAVELGRALLEHGIIQHVSNRHHFFDSDVLYQFWINFRRRRRLTELLNENSSRALSESPDSPFCLRKLNPDPSNTSFLSVQTNKEIKIVSAVRRSSITSLAGNSNSYFSTTPTLVFPPVAECNPKSVLKRPVTNEELLSPGAPYVKKTLTIVGDAVGWGFVVRGGRPCHIQAVDPGGPAAAAGMKVCQFVFSVNGMYVLHLDYQTISNLIMTGPRTLVMEVMEAIE
- the LOC104060838 gene encoding DEP domain-containing mTOR-interacting protein isoform X5, yielding MESLSNSLKKKVTEQHYRAEVMIAGEQLRLRLHDGKLIKDRRYHLRTYPNCFVAKELTDWLIDHKEAPDRETGIRLMQKLMDHYIIHHVCDEHSDYKDAKLLYRFRKDDGTFPLSKDVKVFMRGQSIYEKLVSMEDSILKVREENSVKYQRTFLGCEMIDWLIQEGEVENRKEAVELGRALLEHGIIQHVSNRHHFFDSDVLYQFWINFRRRRRLTELLNENSSRALSESPDSPFCLRKLNPDPSNTSFLSVQTNKEIKIVSAVRRSSITSLAGNSNSYFSTTPTLVFPPVAECNPKSVLKRPVTNEELLSPGAPYVKKTLTIVGDAVGWGFVVRGGRPCHIQAVDPGGPAAAAGMKVLLTCEDLSPA
- the LOC104060838 gene encoding DEP domain-containing mTOR-interacting protein isoform X4 — translated: MESLSNSLKKKVTEQHYRAEVMIAGEQLRLRLHDGKLIKDRRYHLRTYPNCFVAKELTDWLIDHKEAPDRETGIRLMQKLMDHYIIHHVCDEHSDYKDAKLLYRFRKDDGTFPLSKDVKVFMRGQSIYEKLVSMEDSILKVREENSVKYQRTFLGCEMIDWLIQEGEVENRKEAVELGRALLEHGIIQHVSNRHHFFDSDVLYQFWINFRRRRRLTELLNENSSRALSESPDSPFCLRKLNPDPSNTSFLSVQTNKEIKIVSAVRRSSITSLAGNSNSYFSTTPTLVFPPVAECNPKSVLKRPVTNEELLSPGAPYVKKTLTIVGDAVGWGFVVRGGRPCHIQAVDPGGPAAAAGMKALALVGHGQKLSRRHWLP